Proteins encoded together in one Amblyomma americanum isolate KBUSLIRL-KWMA chromosome 1, ASM5285725v1, whole genome shotgun sequence window:
- the LOC144116344 gene encoding uncharacterized protein LOC144116344 has product MSNQERAKRWLKHFKQAASSPEENDVSRQQQKVTVNDSTPTYAAYSANSMDDLQLACMNSTAAEAPLPTHADVDCQTAPSSSGRLTLLLYVTNGSEASTQVSHTELTDQVTLTDGSWKRSCGFSGFSSLEDNEEALQDLCGVTLPVFCLLLNLMPRSRYRRSDMAAEDKLCLFLTKLRLGIAYAVQAVMFNVTATTASNVFVKTLDILSVALQKWIFVPP; this is encoded by the exons ATGTCAAACCAAGAGAGGGCAAAAAG GTGGCTGAAGCATTTTAAGCAAGCAGCATCATCACCTGAGGAAAATGATGTATCACGGCAGCAGCAGAAAGTGACGGTCAATGACTCCACTCCTACATATGCTGCTTATTCGGCGAACTCCATGGATGACCTGCAGCTTGCGTGTATGAACAGCACTGCAGCTGAAGCTCCCCTCCCAACACATGCTGATGTG GACTGCCAAACAGCACCCTCTTCTTCAGGAAGGCTGACCCTGCTTCTGTATGTGACCAATGGGAGTGAAGCATCCACCCAGGTGTCTCACACAGAACTGACAGACCAG GTGACCCTGACAGATGGATCATGGAAGAGAAGCTGTGGGTTTTCTGGATTTTCGTCTCTTGAAGACAACGAAGAAGCACTGCAAGACCTGTGTGGAGTCACACTGCCGGTTTTCTGCCTCCTACTAAACTTGATGCCCCGTTCTAGGTACAGAAGAAGTGATATGGCAGCTGAGGACAAACTGTGCTTGTTTCTTACAAAGCTTCGGCTCGGGATTGCCTATGCCGTGCAGGCAGTCATGTTTAATGTAACAGCAACGACAGCATCAAATGTGTTTGTGAAGACTTTAGACATTCTTAGTGTGGCCTTACAAAAGTGGATTTTTGTGCCTCCATGA